The genomic window AAATCAACATTAGTAGCCCCAACAACAGGTTTACAATATAATACACATTTATCAGCTCTTGCTTGGTTATGTcaattattaatttttgaAGTAGAATGttttaatgatataaatgaagaaaaggATTTAAGTTTATCTTATGATTTTAATGAATTgaatgaaataaaaatggatgattttattttacataGTTATCAATCCtatattaataaagaagaaaaaaatttaaatgatatGTTAAGAATTAATttagaaaaagaaatcGACAGATTAgataatgatattaataataaaattgaaGATATTAGtgagaagaaaaaaaaagttgaagaaataaaaaaccatatgaaagaaaatgaagaattaaTTAAAAGGAATAAAGTTCTTTGTgaggaaaataaaaaaattaaacaattatatacaaacaGTTTAGATGAAACAGAGAAATTAGAAAAAGATATTGAGATATGTAAAATATCCAATcaagatgaaaaaaataaaacgGAAAACATCTTAGACgaaattaaaaaagtaAAAGATATCTTACAAAAACAAACATTAAATAAATCACAATTTGTCCAAATGAATgaaaatattgataaaaataaagaaaaaattgaacatattaaaaatgaaattaaagggttaaataatgaatatcCTAATTTAAGTGAAAAGTTAAATAATAGAAATAgtgatttaaaaaaattagcaaaaaatataaatgaaaaatttatagaaattgttgaaaatattaatttacataaaaatatatcgACATCTCAATGGACTCAAATACATCCAatcaatataaatatagatTCAACTACTGTCGATAATATGTTAAATGTAAACTGGAAAAACTTCAAAAGTAATATTAAACAGTTTATTGATCAAGATGAACAAGAACTTAAAAATTCATTAAAGCTAATcgaagaaaatgaaaaacaaATTCAAGTCACAGAGAAAGATATTCAAGATTTAAAACAAGAAATTATGGATAAGGAAAACTTGGTCAAACAGTTGAATGAGGatacaaataattttcTCAACGAATCTACTAAAACGTTTAATCAAATAGTAGCAGAAAATGAGGTAAGTTctatatgaaaatatatggctatttttatacgtcaaaaatatcttattttgatattttgatgttttaatatatatttgtattttttttttttatagaaaaTGTTGGAAGAGGCTGAAGAGAAATTGgtaataaattatattacatggataagaataaataaataaataaataaataaatatatatatatatatatatatatatatatatgttaatattttttacgCTTATGCAGAATGAGACCAATGAGATGTTCAATGAGGTTAGGGCATCGAGAGAACAGAAGGAAAATGAACTTGAGAACATAAAGGAGgaaaatgagaaaaaatTTAAGGAGAAATTGTCAGTTCTTCAAAAGGTAAGCcggaaaaaaaaaaataaaaaaatataaacatatatatataaatatatatatatataaacatatatatataaatatatatatatatatacatatatatatatatgtgtgtgtccattttatttatttatttattttttttttttaggCTTGCGCTATGCTTATAGAGTTAAAAAGATACAGCAAGTCTTATATATCCATGTAAGGAAAAATATCTAAAtatctaaatatatatattcacagatatacatacatattttctatcttttcttatttttattttgtatgtTTTTTCTCTTCATGTTCAGTGTGGTCGAAGAGAAGAAAAAGGAATTGGATCTATACAAAGACCTTCAAAAAAGTATTGTTGATTAATATGTTGCAAAAATATAAcgacaaaaaaaaaaaaataaaataaataataaaaaataataataataatataataaagaaatagaGAGCAAGTacataaacaaataaagaattaaatataaaaatgataacttaaaaaaaaaaaaaaaaaaggaaatagttatgaattattaagatatgtatattatccattataaaatgttaatataNNNNNNNNNNNNNNNNNNNNNNNNNNNNNNNNNNNNNNNNNNNNNNNNNNNNNNNNNNNNNNNNNNNNNNNNNNNNNNNNNNNNNNNNNNNNNNNNNNNNNNNNNNNNNNNNNNNNNNNNNNNNNNNNNNNNNNNNNNNNNNNNNNNNNNNNNNNNNNNNNNNNNNNNNNNNNNNNNNNNNNNNNNNNNNNgttatattttttttttccttaataatatttaatataatattataaatgcttatcataataatgaaaactattataatatgtagatcttattaaaataattataaataataatttcaCATATAAACaagaacatatatatatatatatatatatatatatgtttatatgtgtatgtatttttatttatgtacattttctttatttttatttatatttatatttatattcattttctttatttatatttatatttatatttatatttatattcattttctttatttatatttatattcattttctttatttttatttttattttaattttttttttggttattatattatcgTGAAAATATCATATCTGTATATTCTCCGAtacaattttattaatttgaTTTATGGTTTCTTGTATATGATCATTATTAGactttataatattttctatatttaaaattttatgctctaaattatttatttcgtctttttctattttttgtttatctTGTACCTTTTTAACTTCATCtaacttttttatttcgATGCTTAgtttttcatatatttcttttcgCTTAcgtttttcttttatatcttgtaataaatctttatatataatatttttgtttttaacttgtttgaattttttaattttttttcttgtttctttatttaaatatttgaaatctttttttattgaagacaattcatttaataataaatttatgtTATGACCAATTCTGGAAAAGTAAAGATATCCATTTAAAAATgcttcattttcttttaatagATGTTGATTATTTAAGATATCTGACTGTTGatcattttgattattttgATCATTGTGATCATCTTGATAATTTTGATTTTGATCATTTGAAGTTTCAATAATTTTGGTATCACTTGTATTtacatcatttttattatctacattatttttatcatatttggatatatttatatcttttaaaaataattttattgaTTTGTTTATGCAAAGCGTAAAGTCCATTTTGGGTTCGAATACGCTCTGTGAACAGAGTCCTGCATAGGCATCTTCcatattatacaaataaataaataaataaataaatatatatatatatatataatttgaggtatataaaatatgagaatatatgattatataattataataactTTTATGAGGAACTTTTTAATTACGAAAAGGGGGattaagaaaatatatttccataatgtatattattttataattttatttttttaaacatcAATTTTATTCcttcataaaatatattaatgacAAAAAgttaaattaataaaaaatgtaacatatgtatatatatatatatatatatatatatatatatatattatatttaaaattttgGGGACGcttatttaaataaaacctaatgtaatataatattgtatgtatatattttattatataatatttatatttaattttttcatttggCACATATGAGGaagtatacatatataatataatgtacgaataataatatgagaaagtaatttttttatttttttatttttatttttatttttatttttatttttatttttttatttttatttttttatttttttatttatttttatttaatttgttaattttttgtaccaaaatattatatatattttaatttcataattattaatgttaaaaatatttcagTCCTCAAGCGTgagatgaaaaaaaaaatatatttttaagaatgtaaaaagtttatatatatatatatatatatatgtatatatttatgttatgtataaaaaatggGAAGGAGTAGAAGAAAgtttatgaaaaaaataccATACACAATATGACGAAAGTCAAggtatatatttctatttataCACGTAGATATGCCTTTTTAtctttccttttttttattacttgTTTATAACATTGTAATAAAAGTATATGGTTGTATTCAAAATTTTGGAGTtactaaaaaaaatgaattattatatataaacaataaatttttattatgtgaCAAGAggtttaaaaaaaataaatataatataaataaaaatgttaattgtaatttttatacatCATGTTCCagaagaaataataatgtagtttattttaataaagataaaacAACATTTGTAAGTTTATTAAATTCGCCTATTGTAGgtattaaaataaatgatgataaatGTAATGCGGATGTTATAGAAGAACAGGATCGCAAAGATaaggaagaaaaaaaaaaaaatgtaaaagaTGATTTAAAGAATGTAAGTAACCATcttataaagaatatatatactataaATAATCTTCCTAATCataagaataattataatttaattaatcTACATCATAATGAAGAACCCTTTGCTGCTTTTTCCCCacaatttaataattattcaatattaaaagaaaaaaaaaatatatatttttataaacatagaaataaattaaatgattGGTTATGTACACATTATTTTCCACAAAATATATCGTGTAggtatataaaaaatgtagtATCTAATTTTAGACTTTACGATTTTAATAttaaggaaaatatattgtatcATTTGTTGttaatgtatatttattataataagaatGATTATATGTCGTttgagaaaaaaataaagttattaaatattgttgatcaaaataaatataagttTATATTAGACCATGCAAGGGTATTACATAAGgtgataaaaaaagaaaaatataaaatcattaaacatatatataatgaaaaaaataaagaaagcaatgtacataataaaattaatgatGAGAGACATAATACAATACctatttataatatagaatataataataataattcatatgatgatattaattataataacaaaattattgatacgtatttaaaaatgagaaaaaaattaaatattctttttgtaactttaaaaatagaaaataaacaaaatgtatataaaatatataaaaaaataaaaagaaatataacattttatGATTTTTATGATCGCTTACttattttgaattattttcatatatcTCATAAACATCGTTTAGTATTAatgttttttaaaaaatatatatacaagttattaaataaacaaaatagttttataataaattttataaattcttttttttctcaaaataatattttatcaaaatatatgatatatcCAAAAagtacatataattattctttatatagTGTTATACAAACACATGAAAATACatatgaacatataaaagataaatacaaattatattatgtacCTATAAATACATCGAATTTTATAGAgtattatatgaaaaattttttttttccatcCTATTCACCACTCCatagatataataataataacatatatcataataCATTGGAcacaaaatttttattatatttaaatatgttacattcatttttagaaatgaaaaatttttattttattaataaatttatagaACAATTTTGCACGTACTATTCAAACAATATAACTAATCATGTAATATATGATGATCATAAATGGTccctttttattttaacaCTATCCTTTTTAATGagatatgtatatatgaaaagaaaatttcatataattaatttaaaagaacatcaagattatatatgtacacaTTATGGAAAAGAAAGtgatgaatataaaatgaaggatattaaaaaagaaaaaaatcaaatgaaaaaaataaaggaaaagaaatatCTTCTTCATAATAAAGATGATAATTACTTATCATATCCTATTCATATTTACAATgagaatatttttaattatgaGCAAAATTCTTGTATGACGAATTCttatgataatttaaatcatcatataatttcatatattaaaaatgtaatgACAAGCACacataaacataataaacGAAAAAgtatgtataaaaatatatccgttttattatttttacaatatgtttttttgcttaatttaaatatagaCACTactcattttttaaataaaaagtcagatacatattttgaaaatagCTATAATTTAGGAGGTACACATAACGAAAAGGATCCATGTAATAAGAAAGAAAAGTGTAATGAAAATGTTAATTCGAAATTTGAGAGgatagaaaaaaaagaaaataataaaaatcaatatcgtgatgataataataaatattgtgatgataataataaatactgtgatgataataataactattgtgatgataataataaatattgtgatgataataataaatattgtgatgataataataaatattgtgatgataataataactattgtgataataataataattatgcCGAAAGCAAAGGTAAGacttataatatatcaacTTTTTTCCCCTCACAtgacaaaaatataacGAAAGATACCTATTTAGAttctaataattttttattatgttttcttattaaaggatataaaaatattttaaaaagttGCTTGAAAGAAACAAATTCAATAAGTGACAGCATGATGTTTTATAATTACAACTTTGaacaattatattattttatcgaaacatatttaaatgattatataaataaatattatttaataattaatgataaaaataaacaagatgaaataattttaaatataaaaccTATTTTAGATTTGtttcaaataaatattctctttttttttaaattattacatgtattagatatatgtaattataaaaatattaccctatctattataaataagtgtaaacaaaaaaaatggtttaaaattattaatagaaaggttataaaattattaataaataaatttaaatgtagaaataataaaaattataaaaattatgaaaattataaaaattatgaaaattataaaaattataaaaattataaaaagaatttgtatatatactCCTTAACATTTATTGAAAATAAAGCAATATCTGAatatatggatatatataataaatataaaataattataaattcatatgataaaaaatgtattaaaaaaaatttctaTTCATTCATTGAAGGAGAtatcaaaataaatgaaaaaaaaaaaaaaaataaaataaaaaataaaataaaaaataataatattaataattataatatgtcAACAAAGAAGtgttttaaaatatttaagaaatataccataccattaaatataaaacaactcttctttctttttcatcatctacaaaaatttaatttaaattatgaaattatccttttatataaccatttgttgaaatataataaatattttaagagaaatatttatttagaCAAAGATACAGAAAttatgagaaaaaaaaagaaagataTAAAATCTTCAAGgcatatatatagaaatattttttctatttatattaattccATTTTAAGTGTAGataattcattattattaaataatgaggaagaaataataaaaaataaaaaaaataaaaaaattaaaattaaaataaaaaatttcatATGTCCATCTACATATTGTATCCTTTATAAAACCCctttgtatatatttcttcattttataaaaaagtataGAAACAAGAAACTACAAATCGCACAACAAGAATGTGATTATACTTGCCATGATCATTTTGATGACGATAAGAATGTTTATCCTTTACAGAATAGGAAATGTGTAGAAGAAGTTAaacatatgaatataatgCAAAAGGAGGATCTCTTAAAAGAAGGGGATCTCATAAAAGAAGGGGATCTCATAAAAGAAGGGGATCTCATAAAAGAAGGGGATCTCATAAAAAAAGAGGATCTCATAAAAGAAGGGGATCTCATAAAAGAAGGGGATCtcataaaaaatgatgataatataaaccGTGTGAATAACctaaaaaatgatgataatataaaccATATTAACCATGGCtctattaatattaaaaactCCATTGAACATATAATAGGTGGAAACGATTTCTTTACTTCCCTTGATGAAGAGACATTAAAGAAATTCAAAAAAAGTAAACTGGTGaacaaattttttaatgatGCACATAATGctacatataaattattaacCAAAAAAGACTACacattaatattttatattataatgaaatatatatataaacataaaataaaatatacatatgacattttatgtaatgataaagaaaataatttaaatataaagaaaaaaaataaaaataggaataaatattataataatatattatatatatatttatattttttattgaccttaaaatgttatatgaatatatataaaatggatcagataaattttttaattatattaaaaatatttttaataatggGTGACATGACTAGTTTTgaaaattttcttttaataaataaaaataagaaattgattgatgataatatattatatataaattctttaataaataattatttttttgatagTTATAAAAACAACATAAAAGCATTAAAcgaaaaagataataatattatatttcctatggaaaaaggaatatgtatagatatgtatataatgaaagataagaatttattaatatataatttaaattattacaaactagttaaaaaattttataacatatttaaacatgagaatatattaaaaatatattttttctttgaTTGTAGAAAAATATCACACacattattaaatttatcatcaatcttttataatttatcatttttaaacAATCAACaatttgtaaaatatatatgtgataaagaaagaattttattatctcctaaaaatatttatgagGTTTCTAAGTTTGTTATATTCTATGGAAATTGCATGTTTAAAAAGAGCAAAATTTTTGAATTCTTAACATCTTTTTGTAAAAATGTTTCtattcaaaaaaatgatttaatTAAAGATGCTTATGTCTTTTCAATCACAGGAGGATAAAAGGGAATGAGAAAATGAGGAAATGTTTctaacaatatatatatatgtatatatatatatatatgtacatacatatatatttttttctttgttaaaaagaaaaaattaaattgTGGTGTGTAAAAAAGTTAGTGattcataatataagaGGAAgcatttattaatatgtcATCAAGTTTTTGTAAGGacaaaattttatttacgttgaaaaattaatttcatttttaattataattaaaaaaaaaaaagaaaaaagaaagatataaaaatgaagtactaattaaaatataaaaataaaccATATAAAACGAATTAgaacttttttttttttttctttttatatatatattatatgttgTCGCATGAAATAATTTGGACATTTCTTGGGATACATGCATGtaacacaaaaaaattaaatatatacatatatattaaaagaaatttattttatatttataaaatggTTACATATCCATTTATAGGCCTACACATAgtttaatataaaaagagcttctattttaaaaatgagacatttaaaaaaatacaaacaatatatataatattttgtacggtctgttgttttttttttttttgtgtttttTTCCCCCCTCACTATTAAATGgaaaaatatgtacatatatatatatatatatttttatttatttgtttgacttaatttattttttatgtgtcttatgttttatatattattataattttttttttttttttttttttttttttttttttNNNNNNNNNNNNNNNNNNNNNNNNNNNNNNNNNNNNNNNNNNNNNNNNNNNNNNNNNNNNNNNNNNNNNNNNNNNNNNNNNNNNNNNNNNNNNNNNNNNNNNNNNNNNNNNNNNNNNNNNNNNNNNNNNNNNNNNNNNNNNNNNNNNNNNNNNNNNNNNNNNNNNNNNNNNNNNNNNNNNNNNNNNNNNNNNNNNNNNNNNNNNNNNNNNNNNNNNNNNNNNNNNNNNNNNNNNNNNNNNNNNNNNNNNNNNNNNNNNNNNNNNNNNNNNNNNNttttttttttttttttttttcattgaaattttataaaacaaacttttaaatttttttctcaaCTCCATttgattataattatttgtaCACCACGTTGTATGTGTGTGTTGATGTgtataactttttttttttttttaacctatatatatatatatatatacatatatttttttttgtttgaTAATAGAGGAAAATAATGAGACTTTAATGCTgaaaaatgatttattaaacGTTTGAATAAAATCgatttatataaacatgTTGTTCATCTTAtaattacattttattctaccaacatatatatatatatatatttttttttttttttaaatacataatatatatacttgCCTATTCTAACAATTTATGAATGCCACTTATCCATTCGTGTGTCTTGCTTTGTGGTTATTGTTCCTTTTAGATGTAAGAAAATGTGAGAAATTAATTTCtaaattaacaaaaaatgGAGATTTGGACTtagttttattatatgatattgGTTTTGTTGATGATTCTgaaaataatcatatgaATTGTTTAGAAAATATAGCCGAGTTAGGTAAAAATTTGCTGGTTAGggataataaaaatattaacctgtcatatataacatatgatgatataaatgTTGATTTAAGAATAGAATCAAGGAATAATATTGGAGtagataatgaaaatagTTATGATAAGGATAATAATAGTTCTTACAAATTTAGTagtgataaaaatatagaagaatttaaaaatgaagtGTTAGGTACTAAATTAAAatcatcatataaaaaCTCAGCTCATTTAAAAGCATTAAATTATGTAGgtttaaaacatttttataattcaGAAAAGGAATCAGTTAAAATGGTTATTATGTTTATGAATACAGATGgtgattataataatatgaataatatatcttctAGTTATGCTGCAGAGTTAAATTTAGTACATTATTTATTCGATAGAAAAaacattatattaaatataataacaagagtagcttttaaaaattattgtCATTATATACAACGTATAGGTTCAAATACTAATGAACTATTAAAATgtgtattaaaaaattctttttataataaatcaGCATTAACatatgaaattataaaatattatgatgaCATATCCATTAATGCAATATGTCATGGGTGGTCTGAATGGTCTCCATGTTCTGTGACATGTAACATGGGATATCATTTTAGTAAAAGAGATTCTTTaggatatataaaaaattctaAAAGTGgtttatataaaaggaAAGGAAGAAGTTGTTTAGAACAAAGAAATCTAATAATTCAAGAATGTTTTAATACATCTTGTGATCACTCATTAGATATTtgtgataatatatatatggatatatcaatattattagatGACTCATCAAATATAACATTAGAATCATggaataaatatataataccTTTTGTTCGAAAATTTATTACccattttaatataaataataatcaaataAATTTCTCATTAACTACATATTCTAgttatacatataattggttcaatttttcaaatgtactttcaaatgataaagataaattattaacatatctagaattttttaaatttaattttgGATCCTctacaaaaaatattaaacaaGCTATACAGTATATGAATGATCATGTTTTAAATACAAACTATCGAAGAAATGATTCAAAGAAAATTATGttaattattaattcaGGGGAAATCGATAATAAAACTGTTGCTTCGGTACCAGATATTATTCAACGTCTTAAAGATACACATAATGTTCAAGTATATTctatatgtattaataatcAAAATTTCAAAAATTGTAATAAGTTAAGTACTCATTCGATGGAGAAGTATGCCTCCAACTTTGCCTTTTCTTTACCAAACGCTTCAGATTTGAGGTATAATATGTTCGATATTCAAAAAAGTATATGTCGCAATGTGGCTGGGACATTTAGAAGAAAGCTCAGGAGTGGAAACAAGGAAGGTGAGGATCAGAGGGAAgatgaagatgaaaaagaaagtgaagataaaaaagaaagtgaagataaaaaagaaagtgaagatgaaaaagaaagtgaagataaaaaagaaagtgaagatgaaaaagaaagtgaagatgaaaaagaaaatgaagataaaaaagaaaatgaagataaaaaGGTCTATAAAGATTACAAGAAAGACCAAAGCAagaatgataataaaacaGATGAACGAAAGGACGAAGGAAATATATCCACTCCAAATGAGCATTACATTTCAGAAAAAATGGATGATGAGGATATAATCACACAAtataatgaagaagataCAGATAATCATTCAAATGACAACATAATAATAGATGATGATCCGGTTGGACAAGACAATtcaatttttaaaaacaaaaatttttttctgGGAAGAAGAAAACATGATTCTAAATACACCAGCAAATTAAGTATTAATAGTTTAGGagatataaatgaatttaatgatgattataataattatgattattacGATGATGATCCAACAAATAGAAATAAGGgatttttaaaaaagaattcaattattttgaaatcattatataatttaaatgaagATTATGTAAACAACAATATAGATAATGATGCTGGTAGTACTAGTAGTCATTctagaaaaaataattctgGTCACAATGATATACcacattttaaaaatatgagGAAATATAATTCAGAAACTAATATTCCTCTCTGTAgtaaaagtaataaaagtacgaataaaaaattgttgaataggttatataatatgttatttaggaaaaaaaaaaaatatcgtattaaaaatatggatgaacaatcaaaaaaaaaagtagaGAAGTttattgaaaatataaaattctCAAAAGAAAACAATGACGATAATAGGAAAATTgatgaacaaaatatagaaatacAATTTGATACGCTCTTGGATGGTATATTTGATTTCTTACAAGATTATGATAAT from Plasmodium reichenowi strain SY57 chromosome 6, whole genome shotgun sequence includes these protein-coding regions:
- a CDS encoding Ndc80-like protein, with translation MNNHSVYNKFNPTLSVFNNNTNLNNSIYVSGDKKTKSRTSLNNLSFYKANASVYVKKVDKSDKKDNVKILIRYLGWKNYSGCITPNLFKNPSMTDLINIWNFIFKHVDPLIEVNKDNYGEVVLSFYKDIGYPYTISKSTLVAPTTGLQYNTHLSALAWLCQLLIFEVECFNDINEEKDLSLSYDFNELNEIKMDDFILHSYQSYINKEEKNLNDMLRINLEKEIDRLDNDINNKIEDISEKKKKVEEIKNHMKENEELIKRNKVLCEENKKIKQLYTNSLDETEKLEKDIEICKISNQDEKNKTENILDEIKKVKDILQKQTLNKSQFVQMNENIDKNKEKIEHIKNEIKGLNNEYPNLSEKLNNRNSDLKKLAKNINEKFIEIVENINLHKNISTSQWTQIHPININIDSTTVDNMLNVNWKNFKSNIKQFIDQDEQELKNSLKLIEENEKQIQVTEKDIQDLKQEIMDKENLVKQLNEDTNNFLNESTKTFNQIVAENEKMLEEAEEKLNETNEMFNEVRASREQKENELENIKEENEKKFKEKLSVLQKACAMLIELKRYSKSYISIVVEEKKKELDLYKDLQKSIVD
- a CDS encoding hypothetical protein (conserved Plasmodium protein, unknown function) produces the protein MEDAYAGLCSQSVFEPKMDFTLCINKSIKLFLKDINISKYDKNNVDNKNDVNTSDTKIIETSNDQNQNYQDDHNDQNNQNDQQSDILNNQHLLKENEAFLNGYLYFSRIGHNINLLLNELSSIKKDFKYLNKETRKKIKKFKQVKNKNIIYKDLLQDIKEKRKRKEIYEKLSIEIKKLDEVKKVQDKQKIEKDEINNLEHKILNIENIIKSNNDHIQETINQINKIVSENIQI
- a CDS encoding hypothetical protein (conserved Plasmodium protein, unknown function) is translated as MPFYLSFFLLLVYNIVIKVYGCIQNFGVTKKNELLYINNKFLLCDKRFKKNKYNINKNVNCNFYTSCSRRNNNVVYFNKDKTTFVSLLNSPIVGIKINDDKCNADVIEEQDRKDKEEKKKNVKDDLKNVSNHLIKNIYTINNLPNHKNNYNLINLHHNEEPFAAFSPQFNNYSILKEKKNIYFYKHRNKLNDWLCTHYFPQNISCRYIKNVVSNFRLYDFNIKENILYHLLLMYIYYNKNDYMSFEKKIKLLNIVDQNKYKFILDHARVLHKVIKKEKYKIIKHIYNEKNKESNVHNKINDERHNTIPIYNIEYNNNNSYDDINYNNKIIDTYLKMRKKLNILFVTLKIENKQNVYKIYKKIKRNITFYDFYDRLLILNYFHISHKHRLVLMFFKKYIYKLLNKQNSFIINFINSFFSQNNILSKYMIYPKSTYNYSLYSVIQTHENTYEHIKDKYKLYYVPINTSNFIEYYMKNFFFPSYSPLHRYNNNNIYHNTLDTKFLLYLNMLHSFLEMKNFYFINKFIEQFCTYYSNNITNHVIYDDHKWSLFILTLSFLMRYVYMKRKFHIINLKEHQDYICTHYGKESDEYKMKDIKKEKNQMKKIKEKKYLLHNKDDNYLSYPIHIYNENIFNYEQNSCMTNSYDNLNHHIISYIKNVMTSTHKHNKRKSMYKNISVLLFLQYVFLLNLNIDTTHFLNKKSDTYFENSYNLGGTHNEKDPCNKKEKCNENVNSKFERIEKKENNKNQYRDDNNKYCDDNNKYCDDNNNYCDDNNKYCDDNNKYCDDNNKYCDDNNNYCDNNNNYAESKGKTYNISTFFPSHDKNITKDTYLDSNNFLLCFLIKGYKNILKSCLKETNSISDSMMFYNYNFEQLYYFIETYLNDYINKYYLIINDKNKQDEIILNIKPILDLFQINILFFFKLLHVLDICNYKNITLSIINKCKQKKWFKIINRKVIKLLINKFKCRNNKNYKNYENYKNYENYKNYKNYKKNLYIYSLTFIENKAISEYMDIYNKYKIIINSYDKKCIKKNFYSFIEGDIKINEKKKKNKIKNKIKNNNINNYNMSTKKCFKIFKKYTIPLNIKQLFFLFHHLQKFNLNYEIILLYNHLLKYNKYFKRNIYLDKDTEIMRKKKKDIKSSRHIYRNIFSIYINSILSVDNSLLLNNEEEIIKNKKNKKIKIKIKNFICPSTYCILYKTPLYIFLHFIKKYRNKKLQIAQQECDYTCHDHFDDDKNVYPLQNRKCVEEVKHMNIMQKEDLLKEGDLIKEGDLIKEGDLIKEGDLIKKEDLIKEGDLIKEGDLIKNDDNINRVNNLKNDDNINHINHGSINIKNSIEHIIGGNDFFTSLDEETLKKFKKSKLVNKFFNDAHNATYKLLTKKDYTLIFYIIMKYIYKHKIKYTYDILCNDKENNLNIKKKNKNRNKYYNNILYIYLYFLLTLKCYMNIYKMDQINFLIILKIFLIMGDMTSFENFLLINKNKKLIDDNILYINSLINNYFFDSYKNNIKALNEKDNNIIFPMEKGICIDMYIMKDKNLLIYNLNYYKLVKKFYNIFKHENILKIYFFFDCRKISHTLLNLSSIFYNLSFLNNQQFVKYICDKERILLSPKNIYEVSKFVIFYGNCMFKKSKIFEFLTSFCKNVSIQKNDLIKDAYVFSITGG